From Rutidosis leptorrhynchoides isolate AG116_Rl617_1_P2 chromosome 3, CSIRO_AGI_Rlap_v1, whole genome shotgun sequence, a single genomic window includes:
- the LOC139896990 gene encoding F-box/FBD/LRR-repeat protein At1g13570-like isoform X1 yields MMEPAPGEYNASELASEDIISTMPENVITHILDRLPIQYAVRTAILSRNWRFKWTLLSHVVFDKKFSEHLARLGGENWYDERNMNRILLHLKGSITKFDLYIPNDKKLDAKDINHWVMFLSRKGIEEFNLKNMNLEPLKLSSHLFSCVKLECLMLRNCSLYPAPTFRGFPNLLSLDLYQVAFENGNFGDFIVQSPLLEFLKVSNCDSIGKVKMAEIAKLKNLKWLSFPLCMLDNIAITGSLIIRLVGHFSKLQELYLDLRMCRFLGESGAAKSVCTSFRCLSTLILYPIDFGSDIKLLFAFEMIWSSPELQTLKITATYNDAVLPLAICSSALNHISMGQLKLRFVVFKSFRGSENEIYLIKNLLACSPFLKKIDIYVNQSMMYGGENGKLMFATKLLEFHRASTAAEVKIYWS; encoded by the exons ATGATGGAACCAGCGCCCGGGGAATATAATGCATCCGAATTAGCTTCTGAGGATATTATTAGCACAATGCCAGAGAATGTGATAACTCATATTTTGGATCGTTTGCCGATACAATATGCGGTCAGGACTGCTATCTTGTCAAGAAACTGGAGGTTCAAGTGGACTTTACTCAGCCATGTCGTATTTGACAAGAAGTTCTCGGAGCATTTGGCAAGACTAGGTGGTGAAAATTGGTACGATGAGAGGAATATGAATAGAATTCTTCTTCATCTTAAAGGTTCCATTACAAAGTTTGATCTATATATACCAAATGATAAGAAATTGGATGCTAAGGATATTAATCATTGGGTGATGTTCTTGTCTAGGAAGGGAATTGAGGAGTTTAATCTAAAAAATATGAATTTAGAACCTCTTAAGTTGTCTTCCCATCTTTTCTCTTGTGTGAAGCTAGAATGTTTGATGCTTCGTAACTGTTCTCTTTACCCCGCACCCACTTTTCGTGGTTTCCCGAATCTTTTGAGTTTGGATTTGTATCAGGTAGCATTTGAGAACGGTAATTTTGGAGACTTTATTGTTCAGTCTCCATTACTTGAGTTTTTGAAAGTCAGCAATTGTGATTCAATTGGAAAAGTAAAAATGGCTGAGATTGCAAAACTTAAAAATCTTAAATGGTTATCCTTCCCATTGTGTATGCTTGACAACATAGCGATCACAGGTTCTTTAATCATTCGCCTTGTGGGTCATTTCTCAAAACTTCAAGAGCTTTATTTGGATCTTCGTATGTGCAGG TTCTTAGGAGAATCGGGTGCCGCAAAAAGTGTCTGTACCTCCTTTCGCTGCCTCAGCACCCTGATTTTATACCCAATAGATTTTGGAAGTGATATTAAGTTATTGTTTGCCTTTGAAATGATATGGAGTTCACCAGAATTGCAGACCCTGAAGATCACA gcTACATACAATGATGCTGTCCTTCCGCTTGCCATTTGTTCTTCAGCGTTGAACCACATCTCAATGGGGCAGCTTAAGCTACGTTTTGTGGTGTTTAAATCTTTTAGAGGTTCAGAGAATGAGATATATTTGATAAAGAATTTACTTGCTTGTTCGCCCTTTCTAAAGAAAATTGATATATATGTTAATCAATCCATGATGTATGGTGGTGAGAATGGAAAGTTGATGTTTGCTACAAAGCTGCTAGAATTCCATCGAGCCTCCACCGCAGCCGAAGTGAAGATCTACTGGTCTTAG
- the LOC139896990 gene encoding F-box protein At4g09920-like isoform X2, whose amino-acid sequence MMEPAPGEYNASELASEDIISTMPENVITHILDRLPIQYAVRTAILSRNWRFKWTLLSHVVFDKKFSEHLARLGGENWYDERNMNRILLHLKGSITKFDLYIPNDKKLDAKDINHWVMFLSRKGIEEFNLKNMNLEPLKLSSHLFSCVKLECLMLRNCSLYPAPTFRGFPNLLSLDLYQVAFENGSLIIRLVGHFSKLQELYLDLRMCRFLGESGAAKSVCTSFRCLSTLILYPIDFGSDIKLLFAFEMIWSSPELQTLKITATYNDAVLPLAICSSALNHISMGQLKLRFVVFKSFRGSENEIYLIKNLLACSPFLKKIDIYVNQSMMYGGENGKLMFATKLLEFHRASTAAEVKIYWS is encoded by the exons ATGATGGAACCAGCGCCCGGGGAATATAATGCATCCGAATTAGCTTCTGAGGATATTATTAGCACAATGCCAGAGAATGTGATAACTCATATTTTGGATCGTTTGCCGATACAATATGCGGTCAGGACTGCTATCTTGTCAAGAAACTGGAGGTTCAAGTGGACTTTACTCAGCCATGTCGTATTTGACAAGAAGTTCTCGGAGCATTTGGCAAGACTAGGTGGTGAAAATTGGTACGATGAGAGGAATATGAATAGAATTCTTCTTCATCTTAAAGGTTCCATTACAAAGTTTGATCTATATATACCAAATGATAAGAAATTGGATGCTAAGGATATTAATCATTGGGTGATGTTCTTGTCTAGGAAGGGAATTGAGGAGTTTAATCTAAAAAATATGAATTTAGAACCTCTTAAGTTGTCTTCCCATCTTTTCTCTTGTGTGAAGCTAGAATGTTTGATGCTTCGTAACTGTTCTCTTTACCCCGCACCCACTTTTCGTGGTTTCCCGAATCTTTTGAGTTTGGATTTGTATCAGGTAGCATTTGAGAACG GTTCTTTAATCATTCGCCTTGTGGGTCATTTCTCAAAACTTCAAGAGCTTTATTTGGATCTTCGTATGTGCAGG TTCTTAGGAGAATCGGGTGCCGCAAAAAGTGTCTGTACCTCCTTTCGCTGCCTCAGCACCCTGATTTTATACCCAATAGATTTTGGAAGTGATATTAAGTTATTGTTTGCCTTTGAAATGATATGGAGTTCACCAGAATTGCAGACCCTGAAGATCACA gcTACATACAATGATGCTGTCCTTCCGCTTGCCATTTGTTCTTCAGCGTTGAACCACATCTCAATGGGGCAGCTTAAGCTACGTTTTGTGGTGTTTAAATCTTTTAGAGGTTCAGAGAATGAGATATATTTGATAAAGAATTTACTTGCTTGTTCGCCCTTTCTAAAGAAAATTGATATATATGTTAATCAATCCATGATGTATGGTGGTGAGAATGGAAAGTTGATGTTTGCTACAAAGCTGCTAGAATTCCATCGAGCCTCCACCGCAGCCGAAGTGAAGATCTACTGGTCTTAG
- the LOC139896990 gene encoding F-box/FBD/LRR-repeat protein At1g13570-like isoform X3: protein MMEPAPGEYNASELASEDIISTMPENVITHILDRLPIQYAVRTAILSRNWRFKWTLLSHVVFDKKFSEHLARLGGENWYDERNMNRILLHLKGSITKFDLYIPNDKKLDAKDINHWVMFLSRKGIEEFNLKNMNLEPLKLSSHLFSCVKLECLMLRNCSLYPAPTFRGFPNLLSLDLYQVAFENGNFGDFIVQSPLLEFLKVSNCDSIGKVKMAEIAKLKNLKWLSFPLCMLDNIAITGSLIIRLVGHFSKLQELYLDLRMCRFLGESGAAKSVCTSFRCLSTLILYPIDFGSDIKLLFAFEMIWSSPELQTLKITR from the exons ATGATGGAACCAGCGCCCGGGGAATATAATGCATCCGAATTAGCTTCTGAGGATATTATTAGCACAATGCCAGAGAATGTGATAACTCATATTTTGGATCGTTTGCCGATACAATATGCGGTCAGGACTGCTATCTTGTCAAGAAACTGGAGGTTCAAGTGGACTTTACTCAGCCATGTCGTATTTGACAAGAAGTTCTCGGAGCATTTGGCAAGACTAGGTGGTGAAAATTGGTACGATGAGAGGAATATGAATAGAATTCTTCTTCATCTTAAAGGTTCCATTACAAAGTTTGATCTATATATACCAAATGATAAGAAATTGGATGCTAAGGATATTAATCATTGGGTGATGTTCTTGTCTAGGAAGGGAATTGAGGAGTTTAATCTAAAAAATATGAATTTAGAACCTCTTAAGTTGTCTTCCCATCTTTTCTCTTGTGTGAAGCTAGAATGTTTGATGCTTCGTAACTGTTCTCTTTACCCCGCACCCACTTTTCGTGGTTTCCCGAATCTTTTGAGTTTGGATTTGTATCAGGTAGCATTTGAGAACGGTAATTTTGGAGACTTTATTGTTCAGTCTCCATTACTTGAGTTTTTGAAAGTCAGCAATTGTGATTCAATTGGAAAAGTAAAAATGGCTGAGATTGCAAAACTTAAAAATCTTAAATGGTTATCCTTCCCATTGTGTATGCTTGACAACATAGCGATCACAGGTTCTTTAATCATTCGCCTTGTGGGTCATTTCTCAAAACTTCAAGAGCTTTATTTGGATCTTCGTATGTGCAGG TTCTTAGGAGAATCGGGTGCCGCAAAAAGTGTCTGTACCTCCTTTCGCTGCCTCAGCACCCTGATTTTATACCCAATAGATTTTGGAAGTGATATTAAGTTATTGTTTGCCTTTGAAATGATATGGAGTTCACCAGAATTGCAGACCCTGAAGATCACA CGTTGA